In one Coriobacteriia bacterium genomic region, the following are encoded:
- a CDS encoding ABC transporter permease, protein MQVFKCAMRIIRGNIIFPIIYIIGLSFMGIFMAASFDFDMNENGLERYSCNFSVIDRDGNELSDAIASQLAQHGTQVVVEDAPLAIQDAVAKGATDYLLIIPEGYEANFAEASHAGEDIPAMETVFSYYSMEGELVDQSVNGFLGMVRSLAMASPEMPMADVIDHAADYSSEQAQVAVIEQSTAISKSDRFVFYLQWSTYTLFAGITVCVGLLVTTLGRVDVRRRNLSSPLSFASYNLQLGAACMAVTLLAWVWTFCLGLVAFPDAAAQIEPGGLALCALSMLAYCVVPLALGFLLGQVGANGIVCNATGNIVGMVISFFGGAWISLDLMTPEIVTLAHLLPGYWYSSACSAAAHAPAIMDSATLGLVLGHVGVLLLFALALLCVSLVAGRKRLQTSEAGGNRAAEASAFV, encoded by the coding sequence ATGCAAGTCTTTAAGTGCGCCATGCGCATCATACGCGGCAACATCATCTTTCCCATCATCTACATCATCGGGCTCAGCTTCATGGGCATTTTCATGGCGGCATCGTTCGATTTCGACATGAACGAGAACGGTTTGGAACGATATAGCTGCAACTTCTCCGTCATTGACCGCGATGGCAACGAATTGTCCGATGCCATCGCAAGCCAGCTCGCGCAACACGGAACGCAGGTCGTCGTTGAAGACGCGCCGCTGGCCATCCAGGATGCCGTAGCCAAGGGCGCCACCGACTATTTGCTCATCATTCCCGAAGGCTACGAGGCAAACTTCGCCGAGGCATCGCATGCCGGTGAAGACATCCCCGCCATGGAGACGGTGTTCAGCTACTATTCCATGGAAGGCGAGCTCGTTGACCAAAGCGTCAACGGATTTCTGGGCATGGTGCGCTCACTTGCCATGGCCAGCCCCGAAATGCCCATGGCAGACGTCATCGATCATGCTGCGGACTACTCGTCCGAACAGGCCCAGGTTGCGGTAATCGAGCAATCGACCGCCATCTCGAAATCCGACCGCTTCGTCTTCTACCTGCAGTGGAGTACCTACACGCTCTTTGCCGGCATCACCGTGTGCGTGGGACTTCTCGTGACCACGCTCGGCCGCGTCGACGTGCGTCGTCGCAACCTCTCGTCTCCGCTGAGCTTCGCCTCCTACAACCTGCAATTGGGCGCGGCCTGCATGGCCGTCACCTTGCTTGCATGGGTATGGACGTTCTGCCTGGGCCTCGTCGCGTTTCCCGACGCGGCTGCCCAGATTGAGCCCGGCGGCCTCGCGCTGTGTGCCCTGAGCATGCTCGCCTATTGCGTGGTGCCCCTTGCGCTTGGCTTCCTGCTTGGACAGGTCGGGGCAAACGGCATCGTCTGCAATGCGACGGGTAACATCGTCGGCATGGTGATCTCGTTCTTCGGAGGTGCGTGGATTTCCCTTGATCTCATGACGCCCGAAATCGTGACGCTGGCGCACCTGTTGCCGGGATACTGGTACTCGTCAGCATGCTCGGCTGCCGCACATGCCCCTGCCATCATGGACTCCGCCACCTTGGGGCTCGTCCTCGGTCACGTCGGCGTGCTGCTGCTCTTCGCTCTGGCGTTGCTATGCGTTTCGCTCGTCGCCGGACGCAAGCGTCTGCAGACGTCGGAGGCTGGCGGAAACCGCGCTGCCGAAGCTTCCGCCTTCGTGTGA
- a CDS encoding flavodoxin (An electron-transfer protein; flavodoxin binds one FMN molecule, which serves as a redox-active prosthetic group) — translation MESILVAYFSATGTTKRAALALADYLGADTFEIVPEVPYSSADLNWNDRQSRSSREMDDEGSRPGIVGQVDDMDAYETIYVGFPIWWYVEPRIIDTFLESYDMAGKAIVPFATSGGSGLGKTAQHMQGVCPQAIVEQGFMLNDYSADKLASLLG, via the coding sequence ATGGAAAGCATTCTCGTGGCATATTTCAGCGCGACGGGCACGACCAAACGGGCTGCCCTGGCGCTGGCTGATTATCTAGGTGCGGACACCTTCGAGATCGTTCCGGAGGTTCCCTACTCCTCGGCGGACTTGAACTGGAATGACCGGCAGAGCCGGTCAAGCAGGGAGATGGACGATGAGGGTTCGCGTCCCGGTATCGTCGGGCAAGTCGATGACATGGATGCATACGAAACCATCTACGTGGGCTTTCCCATCTGGTGGTACGTGGAGCCGCGCATCATCGACACGTTCCTGGAATCCTATGACATGGCGGGCAAGGCCATCGTCCCCTTCGCTACGTCCGGAGGAAGCGGCCTGGGGAAGACCGCCCAGCACATGCAGGGAGTCTGCCCGCAGGCAATCGTCGAGCAGGGCTTTATGCTCAACGATTATTCAGCAGACAAGCTCGCGTCACTGCTTGGATAG
- a CDS encoding ABC transporter permease — protein sequence MRDITSENTRVLAVGKSQSNRRADAIIVGLGIAVIVIVAISLMLGRYPIDPLEAVGMLASSVFPVDQTWTEQQATLFFNVRLPRILLALMVGCCLSVAGAAYQGTFQNPLVSPDILGASQGAAFGAAVAILAGFTAGMVSVSAFAFALLTVLLVLLISARAKGNHMMVVVLAGVMVSSLFQAGVSYAKLIADPTDELADITYWLMGSLTGAKMTQVTMIFPILLVGCIVLFALRWRINILTMGDDEASTMGVNARLIRIIVIIAATFVTAACVCVTGMIGWIGLVIPHLCRMLIGADYRKLIPASMLMGAGFLLVVDGIARLATTAEIPIGILTAFVGAPFFLYLITRKKKL from the coding sequence ATGAGGGACATCACATCTGAGAACACGCGCGTTCTTGCCGTGGGCAAGTCGCAATCGAACAGACGAGCAGATGCCATCATCGTCGGTCTCGGCATCGCCGTCATCGTGATAGTCGCCATATCCCTCATGTTGGGCCGTTACCCCATCGACCCCCTCGAAGCCGTGGGTATGCTCGCAAGCTCCGTCTTCCCCGTTGACCAAACATGGACGGAGCAACAGGCGACGCTCTTCTTCAACGTGCGCCTTCCCCGCATCCTTCTCGCCCTCATGGTGGGATGCTGCCTGTCCGTGGCAGGCGCGGCATACCAGGGGACGTTCCAGAACCCGCTCGTCTCCCCCGACATCCTGGGCGCGAGCCAGGGAGCCGCGTTCGGCGCGGCCGTCGCCATCCTCGCTGGCTTCACCGCGGGTATGGTCTCGGTATCAGCCTTCGCCTTCGCCTTGCTCACGGTTCTCCTCGTGCTGCTCATAAGCGCACGCGCAAAGGGAAACCACATGATGGTGGTCGTACTCGCTGGCGTGATGGTGAGTTCCCTGTTCCAGGCGGGCGTATCATACGCGAAGCTCATCGCGGACCCGACCGACGAGCTGGCTGACATCACGTACTGGCTCATGGGCAGCTTGACTGGTGCGAAGATGACGCAGGTCACGATGATATTTCCCATACTCCTCGTGGGTTGTATCGTGCTCTTTGCCCTGCGCTGGCGCATAAACATCCTCACCATGGGTGACGACGAGGCGTCTACCATGGGAGTCAACGCCCGGCTCATCCGCATAATCGTCATCATCGCGGCGACGTTCGTCACTGCCGCCTGCGTGTGCGTGACGGGCATGATCGGCTGGATCGGTCTTGTCATTCCGCACTTGTGTCGCATGCTGATAGGTGCGGATTACCGCAAGCTCATCCCCGCCTCGATGCTCATGGGTGCCGGATTCCTCCTCGTCGTAGACGGCATCGCCCGACTTGCCACGACGGCGGAAATCCCCATAGGAATCCTCACGGCTTTCGTCGGCGCCCCCTTCTTCCTCTATCTCATCACGAGAAAGAAGAAGCTATGA
- a CDS encoding ABC transporter, which produces MSILVENLDFSYDNHQILHGLSFEIPDGMLVNVLGPNGVGKSTLFRCILGLNQNYSGTVMVNGKDIKSLSIRERAREISYIPQTHAPVYDYEVVDAVLMATGSDLKMLSNPGPEQQKRAYDALDRIGIADFAHRMYTQISGGEQQLVLIARALAQNARTIVMDEPTSALDYGNTVRVLSCVRQLAQEGLSIIQSTHNPDHAFLYSDRTLVLKDGRIDAYGPPHDVITSELISGLYSVDVEVNSLYGDRVRICVPRSEVETQQERMNHETR; this is translated from the coding sequence ATGAGCATCTTGGTCGAAAACCTGGATTTCTCCTACGACAACCACCAGATTCTCCACGGTCTTTCCTTCGAGATTCCCGATGGCATGCTCGTAAACGTGCTGGGACCCAACGGCGTGGGAAAGTCCACGCTCTTTCGATGCATCCTGGGCCTCAACCAGAACTATTCCGGCACCGTCATGGTCAACGGCAAGGACATCAAGTCACTCTCGATACGGGAGCGAGCGCGTGAAATATCCTACATTCCGCAAACGCACGCGCCTGTCTACGACTATGAGGTGGTCGACGCCGTGCTCATGGCCACGGGTAGCGACCTGAAGATGCTCAGCAATCCTGGCCCCGAGCAGCAGAAACGGGCCTACGACGCGCTCGACCGCATAGGAATCGCCGATTTCGCCCACCGTATGTACACGCAGATATCGGGCGGAGAGCAACAACTCGTTCTCATAGCGAGAGCGCTTGCCCAAAACGCCCGTACGATCGTCATGGACGAACCCACGAGTGCCCTAGACTACGGCAACACCGTGCGCGTGCTCTCCTGCGTACGCCAGCTCGCCCAAGAAGGGCTCTCCATCATACAGTCCACGCATAACCCCGACCACGCGTTTCTATATTCCGACAGGACGCTCGTCTTGAAGGACGGCCGCATCGATGCGTACGGCCCTCCCCACGACGTGATTACCTCCGAGCTCATTAGCGGCCTCTACAGCGTCGATGTCGAGGTCAACTCTCTCTATGGCGATAGGGTGCGCATCTGCGTGCCTCGAAGCGAAGTGGAGACACAACAGGAAAGGATGAACCATGAGACACGGTAA
- a CDS encoding ABC transporter substrate-binding protein produces the protein MRHGKGKALKRIGGVALALACTIALSLGAIGLVGCSGSGGSGGSSEETWTFTDSLGRQVELPKNLERICPSGHTAQQVLLTMAPDKMVGLSQPLNDDQLKIFGEKFKDYPVFGAVLGAKDDFNREAVAAAKPQVIIDTGEVKKDTKESLDALQEQLGIPVVFVEAYLEDYGSAYKTLGELLDMEERGNQLSEYCNRVYSKVEDTMKTIPESQRVNMAYLLGENGLNAIAKTSVQAQVIDMVANNVVVVDDASGKGSGNEISLEQIAVWNPDLIIFQKGSIYNTAGDDPAWQGISAIANDNYYEVPNNPWCWMNNPPTVNQLMGMQWLPRLLYPDAFDDSIEDVTKGYYKTMYNYELTDAELSELLTGALPK, from the coding sequence ATGAGACACGGTAAGGGAAAGGCGCTGAAAAGAATCGGAGGCGTAGCACTCGCCCTCGCATGCACCATCGCATTGAGCCTGGGGGCTATCGGCCTCGTCGGCTGCTCGGGCAGTGGAGGCTCGGGGGGCTCGTCTGAGGAAACGTGGACGTTTACCGACTCGCTTGGCCGTCAAGTCGAGCTGCCAAAGAACCTGGAAAGAATCTGTCCGTCGGGACATACGGCCCAACAGGTGCTGCTCACGATGGCTCCTGACAAGATGGTCGGCCTCTCCCAGCCGCTCAACGATGACCAACTCAAGATCTTCGGCGAGAAGTTCAAGGACTACCCGGTCTTCGGTGCCGTGCTCGGTGCAAAGGACGACTTCAACCGCGAGGCAGTCGCCGCAGCCAAACCGCAGGTCATCATCGATACGGGCGAGGTGAAGAAGGACACGAAAGAGAGCCTCGATGCCCTGCAGGAGCAACTCGGCATACCAGTCGTGTTCGTCGAGGCCTATCTGGAGGACTATGGCTCGGCATACAAAACCCTCGGCGAGTTGCTCGACATGGAGGAGCGTGGCAACCAGCTCTCCGAGTATTGCAATCGCGTGTACTCCAAGGTCGAGGACACGATGAAGACGATTCCCGAATCCCAGCGCGTCAACATGGCCTACCTGCTTGGCGAAAACGGACTGAACGCGATTGCGAAGACATCCGTCCAAGCACAGGTCATCGACATGGTCGCCAACAACGTGGTCGTCGTTGACGACGCATCCGGCAAGGGAAGCGGCAACGAGATCAGCCTCGAGCAAATCGCGGTCTGGAACCCGGACCTCATCATCTTCCAGAAGGGAAGCATCTACAACACCGCGGGTGATGATCCGGCGTGGCAGGGCATCTCCGCCATCGCGAACGACAACTACTACGAGGTGCCGAACAATCCCTGGTGCTGGATGAACAATCCCCCGACCGTAAACCAGCTCATGGGCATGCAGTGGCTTCCCAGGCTGCTCTATCCCGATGCCTTCGATGACAGCATCGAGGATGTCACGAAGGGCTACTACAAGACGATGTACAACTATGAGCTCACGGATGCGGAACTGAGCGAGTTGCTCACGGGCGCGCTTCCCAAATAG
- a CDS encoding molybdopterin biosynthesis protein, whose translation MRDHSLHVELSRQEAVAEMTDALSASFGKIRPERVALEDAYGRVLSRDITCKSDVPSALTCALDSIAVKWDDFADLEPGAVPDTSSWVRGVDWEFANTGVAMPEGFDTAIVIEHVEVSDDEERVTILAAPSERFAGTRAAGSKMKASDIAVAAPCIITPDVAARIASAGHSSVEVMARPRVAFIPTGNELVSPNVPFSKRAPDRFAGAGRVYESNSIVVKGKVEQWGGVYVPFDIVPDDRDAIQTAVERACAVADIVVLNAGSSKGSDDWSVEVLEEMGRIICHQTNHGPGHHSSYAIVDDTPIVGISGPSAGASFTLNFYLLPIMRKFQGLDPNPTLVPARLSAEFPKGKMHKRAEEDGRPLPGEERPAEATRPGEEFFSIKFLELAPDADGCLVATPLPGRPGSPQTYGANALYMLPAGASATMPSPGDIIMVEPLV comes from the coding sequence ATGAGAGACCACTCGCTGCATGTCGAACTATCCCGCCAGGAAGCGGTTGCGGAAATGACCGATGCGCTCTCCGCGTCATTTGGCAAAATCCGGCCCGAACGAGTCGCCCTCGAGGACGCATATGGCCGCGTCCTGTCACGAGACATCACCTGCAAGAGCGACGTTCCCTCGGCACTCACGTGCGCGCTCGACTCGATAGCCGTCAAATGGGACGACTTTGCCGACCTCGAGCCGGGTGCCGTTCCCGATACCAGCTCGTGGGTTCGAGGCGTCGACTGGGAGTTCGCGAACACAGGCGTCGCCATGCCAGAGGGATTTGACACGGCAATCGTGATCGAGCACGTCGAGGTATCCGACGACGAGGAGCGCGTCACTATACTCGCGGCGCCCTCCGAAAGGTTCGCGGGTACGCGAGCAGCGGGGTCGAAGATGAAGGCGAGCGATATCGCCGTTGCCGCCCCTTGCATCATTACCCCAGATGTGGCCGCGCGCATCGCCAGCGCCGGACATTCCTCGGTCGAGGTGATGGCAAGGCCGCGCGTTGCCTTCATCCCGACGGGCAACGAGCTCGTCTCTCCGAACGTCCCGTTCTCGAAGCGCGCGCCGGACAGATTCGCGGGCGCGGGACGGGTCTACGAATCGAACAGCATCGTCGTAAAGGGTAAAGTCGAGCAATGGGGCGGCGTCTACGTGCCCTTTGATATCGTTCCCGATGACCGGGATGCAATCCAGACCGCCGTCGAGCGGGCGTGTGCCGTTGCCGACATCGTCGTGCTCAACGCCGGCTCATCGAAAGGCTCAGATGACTGGTCCGTGGAGGTGCTCGAAGAGATGGGGCGCATCATCTGCCATCAGACCAACCACGGACCAGGACATCACAGCTCGTATGCCATCGTGGACGATACGCCCATCGTGGGTATTTCCGGGCCGAGCGCGGGGGCGTCCTTCACCCTGAATTTCTACTTGCTACCGATCATGCGGAAGTTCCAGGGATTAGATCCAAATCCCACGCTCGTCCCCGCACGACTTAGCGCCGAGTTTCCCAAGGGCAAGATGCACAAGCGGGCGGAAGAGGACGGCCGTCCGCTGCCAGGCGAAGAGCGTCCGGCAGAGGCGACACGGCCGGGTGAGGAGTTCTTCTCGATCAAGTTCCTCGAGCTTGCCCCCGACGCCGACGGGTGCCTGGTGGCAACCCCGCTACCCGGCCGTCCCGGGTCGCCCCAGACATACGGCGCAAATGCGCTCTACATGCTACCAGCTGGCGCATCAGCCACGATGCCCTCCCCCGGCGACATCATCATGGTCGAGCCGCTCGTGTGA
- a CDS encoding transcriptional regulator, with translation MAFDYKKECKELYQPKKTPSIIDVPPANYVAVRGTGNPNVEGGAYQHAMQLLYGISFTIKMSPKSGWDIDGYFPYVVPPLEGFWKQAGTDGAFDLSRKDEFEWTSCIRLPEFVTPDVFEQAKNIATEKKGEDYSPAEFLTIDEGLCVQCMHIGPYDDEPVTIEAMHRFAEEQGRTIDLTDTRLHHEIYLSDPRRCAPEKLRTVIRIPVS, from the coding sequence ATGGCATTCGACTACAAGAAAGAATGCAAGGAGCTCTACCAGCCCAAGAAGACACCTTCGATCATCGACGTACCGCCTGCCAACTACGTCGCCGTGCGCGGTACGGGCAATCCCAACGTCGAGGGCGGTGCATACCAGCATGCCATGCAACTGCTCTACGGCATTTCCTTCACCATCAAGATGTCCCCCAAATCGGGATGGGACATCGACGGCTACTTCCCCTACGTCGTGCCGCCGCTCGAGGGCTTCTGGAAGCAGGCCGGCACCGACGGGGCGTTCGATCTGTCGCGCAAGGACGAGTTCGAATGGACGAGTTGCATCCGCCTTCCCGAATTCGTGACGCCGGACGTCTTCGAGCAGGCAAAGAACATCGCGACGGAGAAGAAGGGCGAGGATTATTCGCCTGCCGAATTTCTGACGATAGACGAGGGACTTTGCGTCCAGTGCATGCACATCGGCCCCTACGACGACGAGCCGGTGACTATCGAGGCCATGCACCGCTTTGCCGAGGAACAGGGCCGAACCATCGATTTGACGGACACACGCCTGCACCACGAGATCTACCTCTCCGACCCCCGCCGCTGCGCACCCGAAAAGCTTAGGACCGTCATTCGCATCCCTGTGTCGTAA